TCCGCCGCAAGTCGGAGGGACAGTGGGCCCTGGGTTACCGGGAGCCGCTGAATCCGAACGAGCAGAGCAAGAAGGACGACAACCCGCTCAACGTCCGCGCGCGTATCGAGAACATCTACGCACCCGGCGGCTTCGACTCGATCGACAAGGCCGATCTGCGCGGCCGGTTCCGCTGGTGGGGTCTCTACACCCAGCGTGAGCAGGGTTACGACGGCACCTGGACCGGCGACGACAACCTCGACATCCTCGAGGCCCGCTACTTCATGATGCGCATCCGCTGCGACGGCGGCGCGCTGAACACCGAGCAGCTGCGGACGCTGGGGACGATCTCGACCGAATTCGCCCGCGACACCGCCGACCTGTCGGACCGGGAGAACGTCCAGTACCACTGGATCGAGATCGAGAACGTCCCGGAGATCTGGAAGCGCATCGAGGCCGTCGGCCTGCAGACCACCGAGGCGTGCGGCGACTGCCCCCGCGTCGTGCTGGGCTCGCCGCTGGCAGGGGAATCCTTCGACGAGATCATCGACGCCACCCCGGCGATCGAGGAGATCGTGCGCCGCTACATCGGCAAGAAGGAGTACTCCAACCTGCCGCGCAAGTTCAAGACCGCGATCTCCGGCCAGCAGGACGTGGTGCACGAGATCAACGACGTCGCCTTCGTCGGCGTCGAACATCCGGAGCACGGCCCCGGCCTGGACCTGTGGGTCGGCGGCGGCCTGTCCACCAACCCGATGCTGGCGCAGCGCGTCGGCGCCTGGGTGCCGCTGGACGAGGTGCCCGAGGTGTGGGAGGCGGTCGTCGCGCTGTTCCGCGACTACGGCTACCGCCGGCTGCGCAGCAAGGCGCGGCTGAAGTTCCTGGTCAAGGACTGGGGCATCGAGAAGTTCCGGCAGGTGCTGGAGGACGAGTACCTGAAGCGGAAGCTCGTCGACGGTCCCGCGCCGGCGCGCCCCGAGCGGCCGATCGACCATGTCGGCGTGCAGCGGCTGCGCAACGGGCTCAACGCCGTCGGCTTCACCCCGATCGCGGGCCGCGTCTCGGGCACCGTGCTCACCGCGGTGGCCGACGCGATGACGCGGGCCGGCGCCGACCGGGTCCGGTTCACCCCGTATCAGAAGCTGATCGTGCTCGACGTCGCCGACGACAAGGTCGAGCAGCTGATCGCCGAGCTGGAACCGCTGGGCCTGCACGCCCGTCCGTCGATGTGGCGGCGAAATCTGCTGGCGTGCAGCGGTATCGAGTTCTGCAAGCTCTCCTACACCGAGACCCGCAAGCGGTCCCAGGTGCTCGCGCCCGATCTGGAGCAGCGGCTGGCCGATATCAACACGCAGCTGGACGTGCCGATCACCATCAACATCAACGGCTGCCCCAATTCCTGCGGCCGGTCCCAGATCGCCGACATCGGCTTCAAGGGCCAGCTGGTCGACGACGGCGACGGGAATCAGATCGAGGGTTTCCAGGTTCACCTCGGTGGCAGCCTCGGCCTCGACAGCGGTTTCGGCCGAAAGTTGCGTCAGCACAAGGTGACCGGCGACGAGGTCGGCGACTACATCGAGCGCGTCGTGCGCAATTTCGTCAAGGGCCGCGCCGAGGGTGAACGGTTCGCCCAGTGGGCCGTCCGCACCGACGAAGCCGACCTACGGTAACGGGAGTTTCTGACATGGCAACCACTTTGGAGAAGCTGTCCGAGTCCGAGCTGCGGCGGATCGCCGAAGACGGTGCGGCGCAACTGGGTCCGGACGCCACCGCGTCCGACCTGCTGCGCTGGACCGACGAAACCTTCGGCCCCGGCTACATCGTCGCCTCGAACATGCAGGACGCGGCGCTGGTACATCTGGCCGCGCAGGTCCGCGCGGGCGTGGACGTACTCTTCCTGGACACCGGCTACCACTTCGCCGAGACCATCGGCACCCGCGACGCGGCCGAACTGGTGTACGGCGTGAACATCGTCAACGTGACGCCGGAACACACCGTGGCCGAACAGGATTCGCTGCTGGGCCGGAACCTCTTCGAGCGCGAGCCGAACGAGTGCTGCCGGCTGCGCAAGGTGGTGCCGCTGGGCAATTCGCTGACCCGCTACAACGCCTGGGTCACCGGCATCCGCCGGGTGGAGGCGCCGACCCGCGCCAACGCTCCCCTGATCTCCTTCGACGAGGGCTTCGGCCTGGTGAAGATCAACCCGATCGCCGCCTGGTCCGACGACGAGATGGCCGGCTACATCGCCGAACACGGCATTCTGGTCAATCCCTTGGTGGAGGAGGGGTATCCGTCCATCGGTTGCGCTCCGTGCACGCGGAAGCCGGAACCGGGAGCCGATCCGCGAAGCGGCCGCTGGGCCGGCCTCGCCAAGACCGAATGCGGGTTGCACCAGTCATGACCACAGCAGACCTCACCAGTGATTCCGACGTGCTGGCCGCGCTCGACGAATTCGACACGCTCTCCGCGCTGGAGAGCGAATCCGTGCACATCTTCCGCGAGGTCGCGGGCGAGTTCGAGCGGCCGGTGATCCTGTTCTCCGGCGGCAAGGACTCCACCGTGCTGCTGCACCTGGCGCTCAAGGCCTTCTGGCCCGCGCCGCTGCCGTTCGCGCTGCTGCACGTGGATACCGGGCACAACCTGCCGGAGGTGCTGGACTTCCGCGATCGCGTGGTCGAGAAGTACGGGCTGCGACTGCATGTCGCGTCGGTCGAGGAGTATCTGGCCGACGGCCGGCTGCAGGAGCGGCCGGACGGCATCCGCAACCCGCTGCAGACGGTGCCGCTGCTGGACGCCATCACCGAGCACCGGTTCGACGCGGTGTTCGGCGGCGGGCGGCGCGACGAGGAGCGTTCGCGCGCCAAGGAGCGGATCTTCTCGCTGCGCGACGCGTTCGGGCGCTGGGATCCGAAGCGGCAGCGGCCGGAGCTGTGGAATCTGTACAACGGCCGGCACGCGCCGGGTGAGCACGTGCGGGTGTTCCCGCTGTCGAACTGGACCGAACTGGACATCTGGCGCTACATCGCACGGGAGAACGTGGAATTGGCCACGATCTACTACGCGCACGAGCGGCCGGTGTACCAGCGCGACGGCATGTGGATGACCCCGGGCAGCTGGGGCGGTCCGCGCGACGACGAGGAACTGCTGGTGAAGTCGGTGCGGTATCGCACCGTCGGCGACGGATCCACCACCGGCGCAATCATTTCCGACGCCGCCGACAACGAGGCGATCCTCGCCGAGGTGGCCGCCTCCCGGCTCACCGAACGCGGCGCCACCCGTGGCGACGACCGGGTGTCGGAGGCCGCCATGGAAGATCGCAAGCGAGAGGGTTATTTCTGATGTCCGACCTGTTACGACTGGCCACCGCCGGCAGTGTCGACGACGGCAAGTCCACACTGGTCGGACGCCTGCTGTACGACACGAAATCCGTGCTGGCCGACCAGATCGACGCGGTCACCCGCGCCTCGGTCGACAAGGGCCTGGCCACCCCGGACCTCTCGCTGCTGGTCGACGGTCTGCGCGCGGAACGCGAGCAGGGCATCACCATCGACGTGGCATACCGCTACTTCGCCACGCCCGCACGGACTTTCGTGCTCGCCGACACCCCGGGGCACGTGCAGTACACCCGCAACACGGTGTCCGGCGCGTCCACCGCACAGCTGGTGATCCTGCTCGTCGACGCGCGCAAGGGCGTCATCGAGCAGACCCGCCGGCACGCGGCGGTGATGGCGCTGCTGGGTGTGCCGCGGCTGGTGCTCGCGGTGAACAAGATCGATCTGGTCGACGACCCGTCCGCGGTCTTCGACACCATCCGGGCCGAATTCCGGGAGTTGACCGCCACTCTCGGCTGGGCGGCCGAGGATGTGCAGGAGATCCCGGTGTCCGCGCTGCACGGCGACAATGTCGCCTCGCGCTCGACGAAGACCCCCTTCTACGACGGACCCTCGCTGATCGAACATCTGGAATCGGTGCCGGTCGACGCCGACAGCTTCGGTCGGCACCGGGTCGGCCTGCGGTTCCCGGTGCAGTACGTGATCCGCCCGCGCACCGCCGAATATCCGGACTATCGCGGATACGCCGGTCAGGTCGCCGCGGGCGTCGTCGCGAAGGGCGACGAGGTCGTGGTGCTGCCCTCGGGCACCCGCACCACGGTGGAGCGCATCGACACTCCGGACGGGGAGCTGACTTCCGCGCAGCCGGGCCGCAGCGTCACCCTGGTCCTGGCCGACGACGTGGACGTCTCACGCGGTGACGTGATCGCCGCGGTGGCCGACGCTCCGGAGCCGGTCGACGCCTTCGACGCCACCGTCTGCTGGCTCGGCGACAAGCCGCTGCGCGCGGGCGCCCGCTTGCTGCTCAAGCACGGCACCCGCACCACCCAGGCCATCGTCGGCGCGCTGATCGAGCGCTTCGACGAACAGAACCTGTCCGCCGATCCGGGTCCGGAGTCGTTGTCGCTCAACGATATCGGGCGCATCTCGGTGCGGGTCGCCGATCCGATCGTGGCCGACGACTACCGGTTGAACCGGCACACCGGCAGCTTCCTGTTGATCGATCCGGCCGGCGGTAACACACTGGCCGCGGGCCTGGTCGGCGACGCCCTGACCGCCGTCGAGGTCGGCGCACCGGCGCCGCGATGATCCCGCTGCTCCTGTACCGTCCCGGGCTCACGAACACCGGGCGACCGGCGCTCGTGCTGGTGGCGCACGGCAGCCGCGATCCTCGTTCCGCCGCAACGGTTTCCGAGGTGGTGGCGGCGGTCGCGGCGGCCCGGCCGGAGCTCGCCGTATATCCGGCCTTCCTGGACCTGAACGCACCGTCGGTGGACCGCGCGGTGGATGCCGTTGCCGCCGCGGGGCATCGGGCCGGGGTCGTGGTTCCGTTGTTGCTCGGCAGCGCCTTCCATGCGCGAGTGGACCTGCCCGGCCTGCTGGCGGCGGGCCGCTCCCGGCATCCATACCTGGATCTCACCCAGGCCGGCGTGCTCGGCCCGGATCCCCGGCTGATCACCGCGTTGCGCGATCGGGTCCTGGATACCGGCGCCGATCCGCGCGATCCGGGACTCGGAGTTGCCGTGGCGGCCGTCGGCGCCTCCTCTCCCGCGGCCAACGATCGCACGCGCCGACTGGTTCGCTCGCTCATCGCGGGCACGGCCTGGCGAGCCGAAATCTGTTTCGCCACCACCGAACCCGCGCTGCCCGAGGCGACCGCCCGGCTACGCGAGCAGGGCTGCGACCGGATCGTGGTCGCCCCCTGGTTCCTGGCGCCCGGACGCCTCACCGACCGGCTGCACGCCGCCGCCGGCGATCACCGCTTCGCCGCCACGCTCGGCGCTCACCCGGGTTTGGTCGAGGTCGTCCTCGACCGCTACACCACGGCCCTGCCCCTGCCGTTGTCCGCCTGAGCGCGCGGCATTCCGGGCAAACGACCGGCAGTCCTTCGTCGGCCGTGCGCGGTGGTTATTCGGCCGGCGTGCCGGGCTGGAGTCGGCGGCGGACCAGGTGCTGGATCGGGGAGGAGGCGAAGAGGAGGAACAGCCACCACATGCCGATGCGGGGGAAGGCGATGCCGAGCGCCAGGACGAGGACGGTGATCGCGACGTAGACCCAGCGGACCGCGATATCGATGCCCGACGGTTCGTCGGACAACAGACCGGCGCGGTACAGCAACACCTCGATCAGGCGGGTCAGCACCACGCTGTAGACCATGAGGCCGAGGTAGACGCCGATGGCGAGCCGGTCGTTGCGATGGCTGTAGACGAGCAACACGGTCGCCACCGGGATGGCGACGATTCCCGTCAGCCACAACGAGTTGACGCGCAGCAGCAGCGGCGTGTAGCTGGTCGCGCGCTCGAACAGCGCGTGATGCTCGCGCCAGAAGGCGCTGATCACCGCGAAACTGATACCGGCGGCCAGCAGCGCGACGGTGTTCTTCGAGAAGAACTCCGCCGCCGAGGACGCATCGACCTCCCGGGCGCTGTCCACCAGCGGCAACGCGATCAGCGTGATGGCGATGGCCACTACGGCGTCGGTGAAGAAGATCAGGCGGTCCAGGCCGCGCGAGGTACGGGGTGGTTCGGCATCTCGCCGTTCGGACTGACCGATCACGGACACGACCTTACCGATTCGTGGCTCGGGCGCATCCGCACGAGCGTTCAGAACCAGCGTTCCAGGACCTCGGCGACACCGTCCGCGGTGACATCGGCGACGACCTCGTCGGCGACCGCCTTGGCCGGGTCGACGGCATTGCCCATCGCGACGGAATGGGCTGCCCAGGAAAGCATTTCGACGTCGTTGTAGCCGTCGCCGACGGCCAGGGTGGCCGCGTGCGGGACACCGAGTTCCGCGCGCAGGCGTTCCAGCGCCCAGCCTTTCGAGACACCGTGTTTCGAGGCGACCAGCCACGGTTCGTGCTCACCGTGCACCCACCCGGCGCCGGGCAGCTGCACCGCCGCCATCAGCTCCACCATCTCGGCGAGGCTACCGCCGGGCCACCAGCCGTTGAGCCGGGTCGTCGGTTCCGCGCCGAGATCGCTGTCCTCGACGAAGCGGAACTCGCCCAGCCGGAAGCTGCCCGGGTAGTAACCGGTGGCCCAGGTGCCGACGCCGACCTTCTCCACCGACAGCACCATGTCCGGGAACAGCGCGCGCAGCACGCCCACCGAGGGCACCGGGTCGAAGGTGTGCACGGCGCGCGGCTGCCAGGTCGAAATGTCCACGTGCACAGCGCCGTTGGAGCACAGCGCATTACCCTCGGCCAGGCCGAGTTCCTCGAGCACCAGTTTCGTGGACAGCAGGGTGCGGCCGGTGGTGACGACCACGTGCGCACCCGCCTCGACCGCGGCGCGCACCACCGCGCGCACGCGCGGCGTGGCCCGCGAGCCGGTCTCCAGCAGGGTTCCGTCCACGTCGAGGGCGATCAACTCGGGTCTGGCGTCCACCACCTCATTGTCCCCGACCGCACAGATGCACTTACAGCGGACTACCCACTGGTGGCGAGATACGGCCCGACCGCGTGCGCGAGGTTGGCGATCGTCAACGACTGCAACCACACTCGGCCCGGACCGGTCAGCTGGGCCAGGAACAGCCCGTCGCCACCGAACAGGATGTTGCGGATACCGCGCAGCACGGTGATGTCGAAGGACACCGAGGCGTCGAACATGCCGACGTGCCCGGGATGTACGCGCAGCGTCTCACCGGGTGCGAGGTTGTACTGCACCACCTCGCCCGACAACTCCACCCAGGCGTGCCCACGTCCGCCGAGGCGTTGCAGCGTGAAACCCGCGCCGCCGAAGATGCCCGCGCCGAGCCGGCGCTGGAAGCTCAGCCCGATCTGCACATCCTGGGTGGCACAGAGGAATCCGTGCCGGTGCACCAGATATTCGGCACCCGGCTGCACCGGAATCGGCATGATCTGCCCGGGCAGTCGCGCCGCGAACGCGACCCGGCCCGGCTGATGCGCGGCCGTGTACTCGGTCATGAACAGGCCCGCTCCGGCGAAGGCCCGGCGCATCGCGCCCATCATCCCGCCGGCGGCCGAACGCGTCGAGGTGTGCAACTGGATCGATTCGGTCATCCACGACAGCTGCCCGGCCTCCGCGACCAGACGATCGCCCGGGTTCAGCGCGACCTCGAGCACGGGCATGACGGTTCCGATGATTCTGGATTCCACCGATTCAGTGTGCACGCCCGGCGGCCACGGTCACACGGTGAGTTCCGATGTTACCGGAAACCACTGTGCCACAAGGGATCAGGGCAGCGCCTGCGGCACCGAACGCGGGTTGTAGTAGCCCTGGAGCCCACCGGTCACGCCGCCGAACAGCGCCCCGATCACGACGCCGGGAATCGCCCCGACCCCGGAACCCAGTGCGGCACCGAGCACCCCGGACCCGGCAGCGCCGACGAAAGCGCCGGCGACGATGCCGTTCTGGATCGGATCATGATCGAACGCATCGGGATTGGTCGCCACCTCCAGCGGGACGCCCTGGGAGACGGTCCGCACCACCGGTTCCGGCGCGGCCGGCGCCTCGGCGGCCGCCACCCCACCGGCTTCCATCGCTACGGCCAGCGGCAGGGCCCCGATCAGCACGGCCCGAACGACTCGATAACTCACAGGATGTCCTCTCGTTCCTACCCGACCAGGCAATACGATAGCGACTCCGCGGCATCCCGGCAGCGCGTCCGGGATCGGGCACCGGTGAGCGGGGCGTGGGTGCGCGGCGGACGATTCGGTGGCGAGGCGCGAGCGGGCACCGGCCGCGGCAACCGAAGCAACGCGGGGCCGCAAGCATCGACTGCGCGGCGAACCGAGCCACGCGGGCTGCACAAGCATCGACCGCGGCAGGCAGCCGGAGAGTCGGCATTCGGACGAACTTCGATTGCACGGCATGGACTCGGGTTTCGCGAATCGGCTCGAGCCCGGGACGTGTACCTGATTGCGCGGCACACGGTTCGGTGCGACAGCCGGTGATCGCGCCGGCGGCCGGGCGGCGGCCGTGATCGCGCCGGGCGGCGGGCGGCGGTGGGTGATCGCGCCGGAAGCCGGGCGGCGGCGGTGATTGCGCCGACTGCCGGGCGGCGGCCCTGATCGCGCCGGGAGCGGGCGGCGATGGGTGATCGCGCCGGGAGCCGGGCGACTGCCGGTGATCGCGCCGGGAGCCGGGCGGCGATGGGTGAAAGGTCAAGCGGTGCAGAAGAATTCGGCCGGGTCGAGGGTGGCGGGTACGCCCAGTTCGGCGGCTACGGCGGCGATCGCGGATTTCGCGATCTCCGGGTCGACTTGTCCGTCGGTGGTGAAATGCGGGGCGAGATAGGTCTCATAGTAGGTGCGGGCCTCGGGTTCGGTGCAGCCGCCGAGGAATGTCCGCAGGTATCGGATGGTGGTGTCCGGGTCGTCGTGGATCACCCGCAGGGCACGGCGGTGCGCGCGGACCAGGGCCGAGACCGCGGGCGTGTCCGGCGGCAGGTGGGTCGGATCGACGGCCACGCCGACGGTCGGGATGCGCAGATGGTCGCCGACCCAGGCCGGCACCCGCCAGCCGTGCCGGGCGGCGACCACCTCCGGCGCCAGGGTGCTGCCGATATAGGCGGCGTCGATGTCGCCGTCGTGCAGGCGGCGCAGGTCCATGGCGTAGTCGCCGGGTGGGCGGAATATGCAGTCGACGTCGCGGTCGGGGTCCAGGCCGGCCCGGCGCATCACGATGCGGGCGAAGCAGCCGGGTGGTGTGCGCGGCGCGTGTACCGCGAGCCGATGTCCGGCCAGGTCGGCCAGGGTGGTCAGCTCCGGGCGGGCCAGGAACCAGAACAGGGGTCGGTGCGTGCTCACGGTGAGCGCGACCCACGGGACGCCGCCGCCGGTCAGGCGGGACACCAGTGCCCGGCCGAGTCCGATCGTGGCGCCGCGGCGCAATCGTTGCTCGTCCCAGTCGCATCCGTCGTGCAGTGCCACGCGCACACCCTCGGCGGCGTAATAGTCCTGCTGGTCGGCGATGTACGCGACCAGTTCCTCGTGCAGTCCCCGCCCGACGTAGGCGAGATCGATGCTGTCCATCACGACTCCCTTCGATCAGTACATCGACATGCCGCCGTTCACCGGGGCGGTGGTGCCGGTCATGAAGGCGTTGTCCTCACCGGCGTAGAAGGCGACGACCCTGGCGACATCGACGGGACGCGCGAGCCGGCCCAACGGGGTCGCGGCCACCTGACGGCGCCGCTGATCATCGTCGAGGACATGCGAGATGCCGGTATCCGTCACCGGGCCGGGTTCGACGACGTTGACCGTGATCCCGTCCGGGCCCAGTTCCTGCGCCAGATATCGCGCGAACTGGGTGAGCGCCGCCTTGGCCGTACCGAGCGCGATCATGCTCTCGCGCGGCTGATGGCTCAGCGCGGTACCCAGGTAGATCAACCGGCCCCAGCGCTGTGCGGTCATCCCGGGCAGGACCGCCTTCGTGATCACGAACGCGGCGTGGATCTCGTCGTCGACCTTCCCACCGAGTTCGTCCCAGGTCATCTCCCGGAAGGATTTGATCGCATACGGGGTGAGCGCGTTGTGCACCAGCACGTCGATGCCACCCCACAGCGCCTCGACACGCTCGACCAGGGCCGCAACCGCGACGGGATCGCGTACGTCGGCCTGCACCGCGACCGCCTGCCCGCCCGCCTGCTCGATCTCGGTGACGAGCCGCTCGGCCGCCTCGGCGCTGTGGAAATAGTCGATCACCACCCGTATCCCGCGTTCGGCCAGTTCGCGCGCGGTCGCCGCGCCGATGCCACCGGCGGCGCCGGTCACCAGGGCCACCCGGCCGGTTGTCGCGTTCATGAAGCCACCTCCTCGTCCGCGGGGCGCAGCGCCCCGTAGAGCAGTGTGTCCACGGTTGTTCGAATCAGATCGCCTGCGGTGCAATCGAGTTCGCTCGGCAGATCGGAGTTCAGGAGACGCTCCACCGCACCGCGGGTGATCTCGGCGAGCAGTTGCGGGGGCGCAGCCAGAAGCCCACGCCGATGGCCGTCCCGGAACAGTGCCGCCAACCGGCGGTAGATCACCTCATCGATGCGTCGTTCGACATGGCGGCGCAGGCCCGCATCGCCGCGCCCGGTCGCCAGTTGCGCCGCGCCGATCCGCTGGAGTTCGGTCGATGCCGCGGCGAGAAAGCGCTGCACACGGACGTCGAACGGCAGGTCGGCGGCGGTGACGGCCGTACTCAGGGTGTGCTCGATGATCTCGAACTGCCGATCGAGCACGGCCATCATGAGACTTTGTTTGTCCGGAAACCACCGGTAGATCGTTTTCTTGCTCATCCCCAGGTCACGGGCCAGATCGTCCATGCTGACGCGCCCGGGACCAGGTGCGAAGAACAAGCGCGCGGCCGCGTCCAGAATGGCTTCGGCCCGCTGGTCGGTGGAAACTCCGGAAACTGAATTCGTTTCCATGGTTTCCATGGTTGCTCGCGGGTAGCCATCCGTCAAGGAATGGTTACCGGCTGTGCCGTCGTGGAGTGGTCGCCGTGTCTGCCGCGGGCGGGTCGGCACACAGGCCGCGCGGCGCGAGCGACCGGCCAGACGGCCAGACGGCCAGACGGCCAGACGGCCAGACGGCCAGACGGCCAGACGGCCAGACGGCCAGACGGCCAGACGGCCAGACGGCCAGACGGCCAGACGGCCAGACGGCCAGACGGCCAGACGGCCAGACGGCCAGACGGCCAGACGGCCAGACGGCCAGACGGCCAGACGGCCAGACGGCCAGACGGCCAGACGGCCAGACGGCCAGACGGCCAGACGGCCAGACGGCCAGACGGCCAGGAGATGATCCGCTCCGCTCCCGGTGACGGCGAATCGGACGGATCGGCGAGTGGCGCGACTAGAGTCGAACGGTGACAACGGAATCCGGCCCGAGACTGCTCGAAGACAGTGCGCTGGAACGTAGCCCGGTGGTCGCCAACAATGCGATGAACCGCGATCGCCTGTTGTCGGGTGTGAACAGCTACGCCCGCGAGCTGGGATTCGATCCGTACGAGTGGCTGGCGGATCGCCTTCGAGCCGAGCCCGCGATGCCTGTCGGCTGGATCGACGTCTGCTGTGGCGCGGGCCGGGCGATTCTGGAGGCCGAGCGCAGGTTCGGCGCGGAATTCCCGGACAGCGACGTGACGTTGCGAGGCATCGACCTCGTCGGACATTTCGCGGGCGCACCCGCGACGCCGCGACTACGGCTGATCACCACCACGGCCCGCACCTGGTCTCCGGAACACCCGGCCGACCTGGTCACCTGTGTGCACGGCCTGCATTACATCGGTGACAAACTCGCGCTCATCGCGGCGATGCTCCGATGGACAGCACCCGGCGGCAGATTCGTTGCCCACTTCGATCCGCATACGGTCCGCCATCGCGACGGGTCGTCCGCGGCGCGTGCGATCCTCGCCCGGCTCCGGGCGGCGGGAGTGAC
This DNA window, taken from Nocardia sp. BMG111209, encodes the following:
- a CDS encoding trans-aconitate 2-methyltransferase: MTTESGPRLLEDSALERSPVVANNAMNRDRLLSGVNSYARELGFDPYEWLADRLRAEPAMPVGWIDVCCGAGRAILEAERRFGAEFPDSDVTLRGIDLVGHFAGAPATPRLRLITTTARTWSPEHPADLVTCVHGLHYIGDKLALIAAMLRWTAPGGRFVAHFDPHTVRHRDGSSAARAILARLRAAGVTYDGRHHRISAPGAVTLEFSPGYLGADDHAGPGYTGQPAVASYYDW